The following are from one region of the Methanospirillum hungatei genome:
- a CDS encoding response regulator, with translation MSGNKCLSMISVLLVDDEPVILDIARAFLERHGEFSVTTVLSAQEGLTMLQEQSFDAVVSDYEMPVMNGLAFLRAIRENGNHIPFIIFTGRGREDVVIEALNAGADYYIQKGGDPRAQFTELAYKIRESVRKKKDIPPPAEHDHVRTKVITHLHAIKDLVSQLQATELTPGQEPLLQESGAHIKDLLNLFGESRL, from the coding sequence ATGAGCGGCAATAAGTGTCTGTCTATGATATCTGTCCTGCTTGTTGATGATGAACCGGTAATACTGGATATCGCCCGTGCTTTTCTCGAGCGTCATGGAGAGTTTTCAGTAACCACAGTGTTATCAGCCCAGGAAGGGCTTACCATGCTTCAGGAGCAAAGTTTTGATGCGGTTGTGTCAGATTATGAAATGCCGGTCATGAATGGACTTGCCTTTTTACGGGCGATCCGTGAAAATGGGAATCATATTCCTTTTATCATCTTCACCGGACGAGGTCGTGAAGATGTGGTAATTGAAGCTCTTAACGCTGGGGCAGATTATTACATACAGAAAGGGGGTGATCCGCGTGCACAGTTTACTGAGCTTGCCTATAAAATTCGCGAATCAGTCAGGAAAAAGAAGGATATTCCACCTCCGGCAGAACATGACCATGTCAGGACAAAAGTCATCACTCATCTTCATGCGATCAAAGATCTCGTTAGTCAACTTCAGGCAACAGAGCTAACCCCAGGACAGGAACCGCTTCTCCAGGAATCAGGTGCACATATAAAGGATCTTCTGAACCTGTTTGGTGAATCCAGACTATAA
- a CDS encoding energy-coupling factor transporter transmembrane component T family protein → MSEILQYIPGNSPLHHLNPVTKLLLVILIVGLCVMSSQIPFLCFLIVVLVFGALFSGLIKEVISQVPFLILLSFFLVLLTSLTVQEGDMLFTILPSTEPSVAGFGITLGGLLFGVILSLRFIVMITAFQLFVIATKPSDLVTGLLAFRLPVDYVLMLLIALRFIPSLQLEAKRIHEAQLCRGYNPGTGVSGKIRSMKPIMIPLVANSLAKTQVLGLTLDMRGYRARKKLPLHKLIFGAGDVICAVLVIVILATFALLHFIYT, encoded by the coding sequence ATGAGTGAAATTCTTCAGTATATTCCTGGGAACAGTCCGCTTCATCATCTCAATCCGGTGACGAAACTTCTGCTGGTAATCCTGATTGTTGGTCTCTGTGTTATGTCTTCACAGATTCCCTTTCTCTGTTTCCTCATCGTTGTTTTGGTGTTTGGGGCATTATTCTCCGGATTAATCAAGGAAGTAATCTCCCAGGTTCCGTTTCTGATCCTGTTGTCATTTTTCCTCGTCCTTCTGACAAGTCTGACAGTTCAAGAAGGCGATATGCTTTTTACCATCCTTCCTTCAACAGAACCATCGGTGGCAGGATTTGGGATAACCCTTGGCGGACTGCTTTTTGGTGTCATTTTATCGCTCCGGTTTATCGTGATGATAACTGCATTCCAGCTTTTTGTCATAGCCACAAAACCTAGTGACCTGGTTACCGGACTGCTTGCATTCCGCCTGCCAGTTGATTACGTACTAATGCTGCTTATTGCTCTCCGGTTCATCCCGAGCCTTCAGCTTGAGGCCAAACGAATTCATGAAGCCCAATTATGTAGAGGATATAATCCAGGGACAGGAGTATCAGGAAAGATCAGGAGTATGAAACCTATCATGATCCCATTGGTGGCAAATTCTCTTGCAAAAACACAGGTTCTGGGTTTGACTCTTGATATGCGAGGATATAGGGCAAGAAAAAAACTTCCGCTTCATAAACTTATCTTTGGAGCAGGCGATGTTATTTGTGCAGTGCTGGTTATTGTTATCCTTGCAACATTTGCATTGCTCCATTTCATCTATACATAA
- a CDS encoding ABC transporter ATP-binding protein, translated as MILATSLNYTYPVGIRPALRDITLSIHSGELVLVTGPTAAGKTTLCYALSGILQHEFGGNVTGYLALKGKPVTEYTGVGELNRYISMVFDDADSQLIFTSVEEELASGLETRIDSKTEIEERVRKVMDLCGISHLRERPPYALSGGQKQRVAIAAALAMDTEVIILDEPTSELDVDATTRIIEILKGLKELGKTIIIVDHSLEGYRNVADRVIVMEEGHISREGTFDEIYPEQQGSMKALYTDSDLVPYTPADRPVIVKIDTLRKRYGEIEALSGVSVTLYEGEFIAILGENGSGKTTLVKHLNGLLRPDGGTIFVRSHNAVTAPVIELVKEAGLVFQNPDTMLFADSVKDEIMFGLENIGSANPDQVISDVLNMVGLSGSESTYPRHLSRGERQRLAVACILAMKPGIIILDEPTTGLDEIESDRMMDLMLTLQKRGHTIIMVTHNMRIAEEYASRIIAMESGHIIGDYHNLKGRAA; from the coding sequence ATGATTCTTGCAACATCCTTAAACTACACATACCCGGTTGGTATCCGACCTGCCCTCCGGGACATCACTCTTTCTATTCATTCCGGAGAACTAGTCCTTGTTACCGGTCCAACGGCTGCTGGTAAAACGACCTTGTGTTATGCTCTGTCAGGAATACTGCAGCATGAATTTGGTGGAAACGTTACCGGCTATCTTGCACTGAAAGGCAAACCAGTCACAGAATATACCGGAGTGGGTGAACTTAACCGGTATATCAGCATGGTCTTTGATGATGCAGATTCCCAACTCATTTTTACAAGCGTAGAGGAAGAGTTGGCGTCAGGTCTTGAGACAAGGATCGATTCAAAGACGGAAATTGAAGAACGTGTCAGAAAAGTGATGGATTTGTGTGGGATCTCCCATCTTCGTGAGAGACCGCCTTATGCCTTATCTGGTGGCCAGAAACAACGTGTAGCGATTGCTGCGGCCCTTGCAATGGATACTGAAGTTATCATCCTTGATGAACCAACTTCAGAATTAGATGTTGATGCAACAACACGGATTATTGAGATCCTAAAAGGGCTGAAAGAGCTTGGTAAGACTATCATTATCGTTGATCACTCTCTTGAAGGATATCGGAATGTCGCTGACCGGGTGATTGTCATGGAAGAAGGACACATCAGTCGGGAGGGAACATTTGATGAGATTTATCCTGAACAGCAGGGTTCGATGAAAGCCCTCTATACTGATTCTGACCTTGTGCCATACACTCCGGCAGATCGTCCAGTGATCGTGAAAATAGACACGTTGAGGAAACGGTACGGTGAAATAGAAGCGCTCAGTGGAGTATCAGTTACTCTCTATGAAGGAGAGTTTATTGCAATTCTGGGTGAAAATGGATCAGGAAAGACGACACTCGTAAAACACTTGAATGGTCTGCTTAGGCCTGATGGTGGAACAATTTTTGTACGGAGCCATAATGCGGTAACCGCACCAGTAATTGAGTTGGTTAAAGAAGCGGGGCTTGTGTTTCAGAATCCTGATACCATGCTCTTTGCCGATAGTGTGAAGGATGAGATTATGTTCGGTCTAGAGAACATTGGATCAGCTAATCCAGACCAGGTAATCAGTGATGTCCTGAACATGGTAGGTCTCTCCGGTTCTGAATCAACCTATCCCCGTCATCTCTCACGTGGCGAGCGACAACGCCTGGCTGTTGCATGCATCCTTGCCATGAAACCGGGAATCATAATTCTGGATGAACCAACTACCGGCCTTGATGAGATAGAATCAGACCGGATGATGGATCTTATGCTCACTCTTCAAAAGAGAGGACACACAATCATCATGGTTACTCATAACATGAGGATAGCAGAAGAGTATGCGAGCCGGATCATTGCGATGGAGAGCGGTCACATCATTGGTGATTATCATAACCTGAAGGGGCGGGCAGCATGA
- a CDS encoding tryptophan transporter, with product MSITFSEVHVQDRPYTGDDSIFHSVLYCSFEYQSLKKNMKSQDIAIVGILLAVGAIARFAALYAPLPPFLVPNFVIVFYCLAIMLVVPKFSQALGIGFIGGIISALISHSIFPPGNLISEPIGAVACLLVFQALKTRFSAAPFAATLVATLASGISFICIVMLLVMVAPGLLFKAFNYESMYAFFSAMMIMIVLPTAIINTIIAQLLYVPASRALSRRS from the coding sequence ATGTCCATCACCTTCTCAGAGGTGCATGTCCAGGATCGCCCATATACTGGCGATGACTCAATATTCCATTCAGTATTGTATTGCTCATTTGAATACCAATCATTAAAGAAAAACATGAAATCACAGGATATCGCCATTGTCGGCATTTTACTTGCAGTGGGTGCAATTGCACGATTCGCTGCACTCTATGCACCGCTCCCACCGTTCTTAGTACCAAATTTTGTTATTGTATTTTATTGTCTGGCCATCATGCTGGTTGTTCCTAAATTTTCCCAGGCACTCGGGATAGGATTTATTGGCGGAATAATCAGTGCCCTCATCAGTCATTCAATATTTCCTCCAGGAAATCTTATCAGTGAACCTATCGGGGCTGTTGCATGTCTCCTGGTCTTCCAGGCATTGAAAACAAGGTTCTCAGCAGCTCCATTCGCCGCTACCCTCGTAGCAACCCTTGCAAGTGGAATATCATTCATCTGCATTGTTATGCTGCTCGTAATGGTAGCTCCTGGCCTGCTGTTTAAGGCATTCAACTATGAGAGCATGTATGCATTCTTCAGTGCCATGATGATCATGATTGTTCTCCCGACGGCAATTATCAACACAATAATCGCTCAACTCCTGTATGTTCCTGCATCACGAGCATTATCACGTCGATCATGA
- a CDS encoding YkgJ family cysteine cluster protein: MSNSYIRHEITRLTTELALLTKWSPQDLADIIQDVGFSCTLCGRCCTTEFNGHVFLLDDDAARIKKIKPEVLVPAPEFELVDGEGNFYVSGYALRVREDGTCVFLENNRCAIYENRFAICRIYPYMLHREPDRKKNPVFRQISGLNEHGDYHYPISEDEAYALAEETIQYENAWLMQMIDFYTTAEERFLKNNTSHIRKNYDRRIQEFKKGASVQVYVWFKGDFVPVIVRREEYQGFGWP, encoded by the coding sequence ATGTCAAACTCTTATATCAGACATGAGATTACGAGGCTGACAACAGAACTTGCCCTGTTGACTAAATGGAGTCCTCAGGATCTCGCTGATATTATCCAGGATGTAGGGTTCTCCTGTACACTATGCGGGCGGTGTTGTACAACAGAATTTAATGGACATGTCTTTTTACTAGATGATGATGCAGCAAGAATTAAAAAAATAAAACCAGAGGTACTAGTTCCTGCACCAGAATTTGAACTTGTTGATGGGGAGGGTAATTTTTACGTCTCTGGATATGCTCTCCGTGTAAGAGAAGATGGAACATGCGTATTTCTTGAAAACAACAGGTGCGCTATATACGAAAACCGGTTTGCAATATGCCGAATTTATCCATACATGCTGCATCGTGAACCAGATAGGAAAAAAAATCCTGTTTTTAGACAAATTAGTGGACTAAATGAACACGGTGATTATCACTACCCTATATCTGAAGATGAAGCATATGCTCTGGCAGAGGAGACAATACAATATGAAAACGCATGGCTTATGCAGATGATAGATTTCTATACTACTGCAGAGGAACGCTTTCTCAAGAATAATACCAGCCATATTAGAAAAAACTATGACCGCCGGATTCAGGAATTCAAAAAAGGCGCATCGGTTCAGGTGTATGTATGGTTCAAGGGGGATTTTGTTCCAGTTATCGTGCGCCGAGAGGAATACCAGGGATTTGGATGGCCATAA